In Ruminococcaceae bacterium BL-4, one DNA window encodes the following:
- a CDS encoding XRE family transcriptional regulator, which translates to MRLRKQALGSRNLVGARVEEARKDLGMKQKELLAQLQVNGVDMNASGLSKLEGQIRSVSDIELIALSKILGVSVEWLLGLKNDP; encoded by the coding sequence TTGAGATTACGCAAACAGGCACTTGGGAGCCGCAATCTAGTTGGAGCCCGTGTAGAAGAAGCCCGTAAGGATCTTGGTATGAAGCAGAAAGAGCTTCTTGCACAGTTGCAGGTCAACGGTGTAGATATGAATGCTTCTGGTCTTTCAAAACTGGAAGGGCAGATCCGGAGTGTATCTGATATTGAGTTGATTGCTCTCTCAAAGATCCTTGGTGTTTCGGTAGAGTGGCTTTTAGGCCTTAAAAATGACCCCTGA
- a CDS encoding (2Fe-2S)-binding protein, with protein sequence MAKIIDRNLDIGEFVPQPDDDLIICRCEEITKGEIRRAIHDGMRTMTELKRFTRAGMGLCQGGTCTKIVKGIMAKELGIRPSDLEEPTARGPARPIEMKIFSNEVDD encoded by the coding sequence ATGGCAAAAATAATTGACCGTAATCTTGATATTGGTGAATTTGTTCCTCAGCCGGACGATGATTTAATTATTTGTCGCTGTGAAGAAATTACAAAAGGAGAAATCCGGCGCGCAATCCATGATGGCATGCGTACGATGACGGAGCTAAAACGATTTACCCGTGCGGGAATGGGATTGTGTCAAGGTGGTACCTGTACAAAAATTGTGAAGGGAATTATGGCAAAAGAGCTGGGAATTCGCCCTTCAGATTTAGAAGAACCGACCGCCCGTGGTCCGGCGCGTCCCATTGAAATGAAAATTTTCAGCAATGAGGTGGATGATTAA
- a CDS encoding FAD-dependent oxidoreductase, which translates to MNADVIIIGGGIIGNSSAYYLAKKGLKCLVLEQTMIGNGGSSRNGGGVRQSARDVRELPIAMYAIKNLWPNLNEELGVDVEYHQDGNLRLGKTPEHLETLKKLTQKSQAAGLDVKMITGDEAREICPYMSHEVIGASWCPTDGHANPMMTTLAFYRSALQLGVHFITGEKITEIQLHCGKARAVVTDAGNTYEADNIIVAAGYGSRAILNTVGIDVPLYRMLNECLVTEVQPPMFWQMLGTAEADFYGHQTKHGSFAFGGSSGLENYHKNHKESESAKSTSMTAESVCRGIMKYFPVLADAKIVRHWAGWLDISADQVPIIDKVNEIPGLFIACGFTGHGFGIGPGVGTIMSELVTGEPTCVQIDALKYDRFSAKG; encoded by the coding sequence ATGAATGCAGATGTAATTATTATTGGGGGCGGAATTATTGGGAATTCATCCGCTTATTATCTTGCGAAAAAAGGATTAAAGTGCTTGGTGCTGGAACAGACCATGATCGGGAATGGCGGTTCCAGCCGCAATGGCGGTGGTGTTCGTCAGTCTGCGCGTGATGTGCGGGAACTTCCCATCGCTATGTATGCCATCAAAAATCTGTGGCCTAACTTGAACGAAGAATTAGGGGTCGATGTGGAGTATCATCAAGACGGAAATCTTCGTCTCGGAAAGACGCCGGAACATCTCGAAACTTTAAAAAAGCTGACTCAAAAGAGTCAGGCGGCAGGGCTGGACGTTAAAATGATTACAGGGGACGAAGCGAGAGAAATCTGTCCCTATATGTCTCATGAGGTAATTGGTGCTTCTTGGTGCCCCACTGATGGGCATGCAAACCCCATGATGACAACGCTGGCATTTTATCGTTCTGCGCTCCAGCTAGGAGTTCATTTTATCACTGGAGAAAAAATCACAGAGATTCAGCTTCACTGCGGAAAAGCCAGAGCGGTGGTCACGGATGCCGGAAATACTTATGAAGCAGACAATATCATTGTAGCGGCAGGATATGGTTCCCGTGCAATTTTAAATACCGTTGGGATTGATGTACCGCTTTATCGGATGCTGAATGAGTGTTTAGTGACAGAAGTACAGCCGCCGATGTTCTGGCAGATGCTGGGCACCGCCGAAGCGGATTTTTATGGCCATCAGACGAAGCATGGTTCTTTTGCATTTGGAGGATCTTCCGGCTTGGAAAATTATCATAAGAATCATAAAGAATCGGAATCCGCAAAGTCCACTTCTATGACAGCGGAAAGTGTTTGCCGAGGAATTATGAAATATTTTCCGGTCTTGGCGGATGCAAAAATCGTTCGTCATTGGGCAGGTTGGCTTGATATTTCTGCTGATCAGGTTCCAATTATTGATAAGGTCAATGAAATTCCGGGATTATTTATCGCCTGCGGCTTTACAGGCCATGGATTTGGCATCGGGCCTGGAGTCGGTACGATCATGAGTGAACTCGTTACCGGAGAACCAACCTGTGTGCAGATTGATGCTTTAAAATATGACCGTTTTTCTGCCAAAGGATAA
- a CDS encoding protein of unknown function (Evidence 5 : Unknown function) has product MNRIHAGTAIEGNIRLEYFLEEEPSVQKSNSTAPNYLISIEKTEFETASASIPCEKNCALKFLEKLRRNSVFPSTLSEIIQDYNFSQNS; this is encoded by the coding sequence ATGAATCGTATCCATGCAGGAACAGCCATTGAAGGGAATATTCGTCTGGAATATTTTTTGGAGGAAGAACCCTCGGTACAAAAATCAAATTCCACTGCTCCGAACTATTTGATTAGCATTGAAAAGACGGAATTTGAAACGGCTAGTGCTTCTATTCCATGCGAGAAAAATTGCGCACTAAAATTTCTAGAGAAGCTCCGGCGCAATTCCGTTTTTCCAAGTACCCTTTCTGAAATTATTCAAGATTACAATTTTTCACAAAATAGTTGA
- a CDS encoding Pyridine nucleotide-disulfide oxidoreductase, translated as MKMKRYELIVIGAGPAGLSAAIEGAKAGMKVIVFDENARPGGQLFKQIHKFFGSKEHKAKIRGFRIGQELLEEAEKLGVEVCLNAIVMGIFDCMEITVMKDGEVHHYKGDNIIVATGARENMVPFKGWTLPGVIGAGAAQTMMNLHGVQPGTRVLMVGSGNVGLVVSFQLMQAGIKVAAIIDAAPRVGGYGVHASKLTRMGVPFYLSHTVVEAEGEDCVTGVKIAEVDEKFQPIKGTEKHFDVDTICMAVGLSPMSQLTRMAGCEMIDKGGPVPAVDAYNQTSVPGLFAAGDVAGIEEASSAMIGGRIAGAAAAHRLGYLEDAVFEEKVQKLRSSMDQLHQGMFSPQNRGRTDLKETDEGIPLSQSLLKKGFVSDEEIEKFPGVTHAKGVHPVIECTQNIPCNPCQDACKFGCIMVGNQITRLPAVDSQKKCTGCGMCVASCSGQAIFLVNEEYEPGYASVTLPYEFLPLPTKGDHGKALGRDGSVLCDAEVLETRTAPIMDGTVLLTMKVPANMSMKARFFKREA; from the coding sequence ATGAAAATGAAAAGATACGAACTGATTGTAATTGGAGCTGGACCGGCCGGGCTTTCTGCTGCAATCGAAGGTGCTAAAGCAGGCATGAAAGTCATTGTGTTTGATGAAAATGCCCGTCCCGGCGGACAGCTTTTTAAACAGATCCATAAATTTTTCGGTTCTAAAGAACATAAAGCCAAAATCCGTGGATTTCGAATCGGACAGGAGCTGTTGGAAGAAGCAGAAAAATTGGGTGTGGAAGTTTGCCTCAATGCAATTGTAATGGGCATTTTTGACTGCATGGAAATTACCGTTATGAAGGACGGGGAAGTTCATCACTATAAGGGCGATAATATTATCGTAGCAACCGGCGCAAGGGAAAATATGGTTCCGTTTAAAGGCTGGACTCTGCCGGGCGTGATCGGAGCAGGTGCAGCGCAGACAATGATGAATCTGCATGGAGTGCAGCCCGGAACAAGAGTGCTGATGGTCGGCAGCGGAAACGTTGGACTGGTCGTTTCTTTTCAGCTGATGCAGGCGGGAATCAAAGTTGCAGCAATTATTGATGCGGCACCGCGTGTTGGCGGATATGGAGTTCATGCTTCAAAGCTGACACGAATGGGGGTTCCATTTTATCTTTCCCATACGGTTGTGGAAGCAGAAGGCGAAGATTGTGTAACCGGAGTAAAGATTGCAGAAGTGGATGAAAAATTCCAGCCCATCAAAGGGACCGAAAAGCATTTTGACGTTGATACTATCTGCATGGCAGTAGGACTGTCACCGATGAGCCAGTTAACACGCATGGCGGGCTGTGAAATGATTGATAAGGGTGGACCGGTTCCAGCAGTAGATGCTTATAATCAGACCTCCGTCCCCGGATTATTTGCGGCAGGAGATGTTGCCGGAATTGAAGAAGCTTCCTCGGCAATGATCGGTGGAAGAATTGCCGGAGCGGCCGCTGCACATCGTCTGGGCTATTTGGAAGATGCCGTATTTGAAGAGAAAGTTCAAAAGCTGCGTTCCTCTATGGATCAGCTGCATCAGGGAATGTTTTCTCCTCAAAATCGCGGGAGAACCGATCTAAAAGAAACAGATGAGGGAATCCCGCTTTCTCAGAGCCTTCTGAAAAAAGGATTTGTTTCAGATGAAGAAATCGAAAAATTCCCCGGCGTTACCCATGCAAAAGGGGTTCACCCGGTTATTGAATGCACACAGAATATTCCCTGCAATCCCTGTCAGGATGCCTGCAAATTTGGCTGCATTATGGTAGGAAATCAGATCACCCGCCTGCCCGCCGTTGATTCTCAGAAAAAATGTACCGGCTGCGGAATGTGTGTTGCTTCCTGTTCCGGACAGGCAATTTTCCTGGTCAACGAAGAATATGAACCCGGATATGCCAGTGTCACTTTACCTTACGAGTTTTTGCCGCTTCCAACAAAAGGAGATCACGGAAAAGCATTGGGACGGGATGGTTCTGTCCTGTGTGATGCCGAAGTTTTAGAGACTAGAACTGCGCCGATTATGGATGGAACCGTGCTTCTTACCATGAAAGTACCGGCTAACATGTCCATGAAAGCGCGATTCTTTAAAAGGGAGGCTTAA
- the pncB gene encoding Nicotinate phosphoribosyltransferase, whose amino-acid sequence MYTPPVKTNLTMLTDFYEITMANGYFQNGYRDRIVYFDMFFRNVPDNGGFAIMAGVQEVAEYMKNLTFTEKDIDYLRGCKIFSEEFLQYLKDFHFCCDVWAVPEGVPIFPGEPILTVRGPVIQAQFVETMILLTINHESLIATKANRIVRAAEGRPVMEFGSRRAQGADGAILGARAAYIGGCCGTACTICDRDYQVPALGTMAHSWVQLFDNEYNAFCAYAKEYPHACTLLVDTYNVLKSGIPNAIKVFNDVLLPMGYRPAGIRIDSGDITYLSKRARKMLDAAGFPDCKICASNSLDEYIIRDMLIQGAKVDSFGVGERMITSSSCPVFGGVYKLSAVEEPDGSITPKIKVSENVTKITTPCFKELWRLYDRDSGKAIADVVTLHEESIDDTKPYEIFDPDHEWKKKKITNFRAVRLRERIFDGGKCVMHKKTLRELQTFCKEQVSTLWDEVLRFENPHNYYVDLSRPLWEVKRQLLDSYTY is encoded by the coding sequence ATGTATACGCCCCCTGTAAAAACAAATTTGACGATGCTGACCGATTTTTATGAAATCACAATGGCCAACGGCTATTTTCAAAATGGATATCGTGACCGGATTGTCTATTTTGACATGTTTTTCCGCAACGTCCCTGACAATGGTGGGTTTGCCATCATGGCGGGTGTTCAGGAAGTCGCCGAATACATGAAAAATCTAACCTTTACCGAAAAAGATATCGATTACCTAAGAGGCTGCAAAATCTTCAGCGAAGAATTTTTACAGTACTTGAAGGACTTCCATTTTTGCTGTGATGTATGGGCCGTTCCGGAAGGGGTACCGATCTTCCCGGGAGAGCCCATTCTGACTGTCCGCGGACCGGTAATTCAGGCACAATTTGTTGAGACGATGATTCTTTTGACAATCAATCACGAAAGCCTGATCGCCACGAAAGCGAACCGAATTGTCCGTGCAGCGGAGGGTCGCCCTGTTATGGAATTTGGCTCTCGCAGGGCACAGGGGGCCGATGGTGCCATTTTAGGCGCACGTGCGGCCTATATCGGTGGCTGCTGCGGAACTGCCTGTACGATCTGTGACCGAGACTATCAAGTGCCGGCACTGGGGACTATGGCACACAGCTGGGTTCAGCTTTTTGATAACGAATATAATGCCTTTTGCGCTTATGCAAAAGAATATCCGCATGCCTGCACGCTGCTTGTAGATACCTACAACGTTCTAAAATCGGGCATTCCAAATGCGATTAAAGTTTTTAACGATGTGCTTCTTCCCATGGGCTATCGTCCCGCCGGCATTCGAATTGACAGCGGCGATATTACTTACCTTTCAAAGCGTGCACGCAAGATGCTGGACGCTGCCGGTTTCCCGGACTGTAAAATCTGTGCCAGCAACAGTTTGGACGAATATATTATTCGGGATATGCTGATTCAAGGCGCCAAAGTAGACTCCTTTGGCGTTGGCGAACGCATGATTACCAGCAGCAGCTGTCCTGTTTTTGGCGGAGTGTACAAGCTCTCTGCGGTAGAAGAACCAGATGGCTCTATTACGCCGAAAATCAAAGTCAGCGAAAATGTAACGAAGATTACAACCCCCTGCTTTAAGGAACTTTGGCGTCTATACGACCGTGATTCCGGAAAAGCGATCGCAGATGTGGTAACCCTGCATGAAGAAAGCATTGACGATACAAAACCTTATGAAATTTTTGACCCTGATCACGAATGGAAGAAAAAGAAAATTACAAATTTCCGTGCGGTACGGCTGCGTGAACGGATTTTTGACGGTGGAAAATGCGTGATGCACAAAAAGACGCTGCGTGAACTGCAGACCTTCTGCAAGGAACAGGTCTCTACCCTATGGGATGAGGTACTGCGTTTTGAAAATCCCCACAACTATTATGTAGACTTAAGTCGTCCACTCTGGGAAGTCAAGCGCCAACTTCTGGACTCCTATACCTATTAA